The Camelina sativa cultivar DH55 chromosome 14, Cs, whole genome shotgun sequence genome includes a window with the following:
- the LOC104742698 gene encoding probable LRR receptor-like serine/threonine-protein kinase At1g51820 gives MERHCVCIATFLLVLHLVQAQNQTGFISVDCGLSPLASPYNAPETGLTYTSDADLVNSGKTGRVAKEFEPLYDRPTLILRYFPEGVRNCYNLNVTRDTNYLIKATFVYGNYDGLNVVPNFDLYLGPNLWSTVSSNDTIEEIIHVTKSNSLQVCLVNTGISIPFINMLELRPMKKNMYVTQSGSLKYLFRGYISNSSTRIRFPDDVYDRKWYPLFDNSWTQLTTTLNVNTGITYELPQGVMAKAATPLEANETLNITWTVEPPTTQYYSYVHFAELQTLRANDTREFNVTQNGIYTFGPFSPLPLRTASIVNSIPQQCDEVGACILQVVKTLKSTLPPILNAIEAFSVIDFPQMETNGDDVAGIKNVQDTYGLTRISWQGDPCVPKLFLWDGLNCNNSDISTPPIITSLDLSSSGLTGIITQAIKNLTHLQKLDLSGNNLTGEIPAFLADIKSLLVINLSGNNLSGSVPPSLLQKKGMKLNVEGNPHLVCTAGSCVNKGDDGHKKKSVIVPVIASIVSIAVLIGALVLFFILKKKRSPKLEGPHPSYMQASDGRLPRSSEPAIVAKNRRFTYSQVVIMTNNFQRILGKGGFGIVYHGFVNGTEQVAVKILSHSSSQGYKQFKAEVELLLRVHHKNLVGLVGYCDEGVNLALIYEYMANGDLKEHMSGTRNRFILNWGTRLKIVLESAQGLEYLHNGCKPPMVHRDVKTTNILLTEHFQAKLSDFGLSRSFPIEGETHVSTVVAGTPGYLDPEYYRTNWLTEKSDVYSFGIVLLEIITNQPVIDKNRVKPHIAEWVGVMLTKGDIKSIMDPSLNEDYDSASVWKAVELAMGCLNPNSVRRPTMSQVVVELNECLASENARGGASRDMESKSSIEVSLTFDTEVSPAAR, from the exons ATGGAGAGACATTGTGTGTGCATTGCCACCTTTTTGCTGGTACTTCATCTTGTTCAAGCTCAAAATCAAACCG GATTCATTAGTGTGGATTGTGGTTTATCCCCTCTTGCATCTCCTTACAATGCGCCAGAAACGGGTTTAACATATACATCAGACGCTGATTTAGTAAACAGTGGGAAAACCGGTAGAGTTGCCAAGGAATTCGAACCGCTCTACGATAGGCCGACCTTGATACTGAGATACTTTCCAGAGGGGGTACGAAACTGCTACAATTTAAATGTCACCCGCGACACCAACTATTTGATCAAGGCCACATTTGTATATGGAAATTACGATGGTCTTAACGTTGTGCCAAACTTCGACCTTTACTTGGGTCCGAATTTGTGGTCAACGGTGAGTAGTAATGACACTATAGAGGAGATCATCCATGTGACCAAATCCAACTCTTTACAGGTGTGTCTTGTTAACACGGGAATAAGTATACCTTTTATAAATATGTTGGAGCTACGGCCgatgaagaaaaatatgtacGTTACTCAAAGCGGTTCACTGAAATACTTATTCCGGGGGTATATTAGCAATTCAAGTACTCGTATAAG GTTCCCGGATGATGTCTATGACCGTAAATGGTACCCGCTCTTCGACAACTCATGGACACAACTAACTACGACTCTCAATGTAAACACTGGTATTACATATGAACTACCACAAGGTGTAATGGCAAAAGCCGCAACGCCCCTTGAGGCTAACGAGACCTTGAACATTACATGGACAGTAGAGCCTCCTACTACACAGTATTACTCTTACGTACACTTTGCAGAGCTTCAGACTCTAAGGGCTAACGATACAAGGGAATTCAATGTAACACAGAACGGAATATATACTTTTGGACCTTTTAGTCCTCTACCGCTAAGAACCGCATCCATAGTCAACTCAATCCCACAGCAATGCGATGAAGTAGGGGCATGCATTTTGCAGGTTGTGAAGACGCTGAAATCGACCCTTCCACCTATACTTAATGCTATCGAGGCTTTCAGCGTGATTGATTTCCCGCAAATGGAGACAAATGGAGATGACG TTGCTGGTATTAAGAATGTTCAAGATACTTACGGATTGACTAGAATCAGTTGGCAAGGAGATCCATGTGTCCCCAAACTATTTTTGTGGGATGGTCTAAATTGCAACAACTCTGATATTTCTACGCCACCAATAATCACTTCCTT aGACTTATCTTCTAGTGGATTAACTGGGATCATCACGCAAGCCATTAAGAATCTAACTCACTTACAGAAACT GGACTTGTCAGGTAATAACTTGACTGGAGAAATACCTGCGTTTCTAGCTGACATAAAATCACTCTTGGTCAT AAACCTAAGTGGTAATAATCTCAGTGGCTCAGTTCCTCCCTCACTTCTTCAGAAGAAAGGAATGAAGTTAAA TGTTGAAGGCAACCCTCATCTTGTTTGCACAGCTGGTTCATGTGTGAATAAAGGAGATGATGGACATAAGAAAAAGAGTGTCATAGTGCCAGTTATTGCATCAATTGTTTCAATAGCTGTTCTTATAGGTGCAttggttctgttttttattcttaaaaagaaaaggtcACCAAAACTTGAAG GGCCACATCCATCGTATATGCAAGCATCAGATGGTAGACTGCCTAGATCATCGGAACCGGCAATAGTGGCAAAAAATAGAAGGTTTACTTACTCACAAGTTGTGATAATGACAAATAACTTTCAAAGAATCCTTGGGAAAGGAGGGTTTGGAATTGTTTATCATGGTTTTGTGAACGGTACTGAACAAGTAGCTGTTAAGATACTCTCCCATTCATCATCTCAAGGATATAAACAATTCAAAGCTGAG GTAGAACTTCTTCTTAGAGTTCATCACAAGAACTTGGTCGGTCTTGTTGGATACTGCGACGAAGGAGTGAACTTGGCTCTTATCTATGAATACATGGCGAATGGAGATCTAAAAGAACATATGTCAG GAACACGCAACCGGTTTATTTTGAATTGGGGAACTAGACTAAAAATAGTTCTCGAGTCTGCACAAG GACTTGAGTATTTGCATAATGGATGCAAACCACCAATGGTTCATAGAGATGTCAAAACCACAAATATATTGTTGACTGAGCACTTCCAAGCCAAACTTTCTGATTTTGGGCTTTCAAGATCATTTCCAATAGAAGGTGAAACTCATGTATCAACCGTTGTTGCTGGTACTCCTGGATATCTCGATCCTGA ATACTATAGGACAAATTGGTTGACAGAAAAGAgtgatgtttatagttttgggATTGTATTGTTAGAGATCATCACAAACCAACCTGTGATCGACAAAAACCGTGTAAAGCCTCATATAGCAGAATGGGTAGGAGTAATGCTTACAAAAGGAGACATCAAAAGCATTATGGATCCTAGTCTCAATGAAGATTATGACTCTGCTTCTGTTTGGAAAGCTGTTGAACTAGCAATGGGTTGTCTAAATCCTAATTCTGTGAGAAGACCGACCATGTCCCAAGTTGTTGTTGAATTAAACGAGTGTCTGGCTTCTGAAAATGCTAGGGGAGGAGCGAGTCGGGATATGGAATCAAAGAGTTCTATAGAAGTGAGCTTGACCTTCGATACCGAAGTGAGCCCAGCGGCACGGTAG
- the LOC104742700 gene encoding probable LRR receptor-like serine/threonine-protein kinase At1g51860 isoform X2 has product MKSLHWLLLLLIIAFTVLRSVEAQNQAGFISLDCGLVPKETTYVEKSTNITYKSDADYIDSGLVGKINDAYKTLFQQQVWALRSFPLGQRNCYNVNLTASRKYLIRGTFVYGNYDGLNQLPSFDLHIGPNKWSSVKIRGVTNTSMHEIIHVVPQNSLQVCLVKTGPTTPFISSLEFRPLNNETYATQSGSLTLFARVYFPSTSSTFIRYDEDMHDRVWDSYTDNETVSISTDLPVDTSNIYDVPQSVMKTAAVPKNASQPWHLWWELDDITAQSYIYMHFAEVQNLKASDIREFNITYNEGIRWYSYLRPSKLSISIFSNPKAVSSSNGIFNFTFAMTGNSTLPPLLNALEIYTVVDLLQLETNKDEVTAMMNIKETYGLSKKISWQGDPCAPQIYLWEGVNCSYPDSEASRIISLNLNASELTGSITSDISKLTQLTVLDLSNNDLSGEIPAFFADMKLLKLINLSGNPRLNLTAVPDSLQERVNSNSLTLILGDNQNLNTKKESKKVPVVAIAASVAGVFALLVIFVIYLVIKRKNAKITKAPGPPSVASGIVKSETRSSNPSIMTKERKITYPEVLKMTNNFERVLGKGGFGTVYHGNLDDAQVAVKMLSHSSAQGYKEFKAEVELLLRVHHRHLVGLVGYCDDGDNLALIYEYMANGDLRENMSGKRGGNVLTWENRMQIAVEAAQGLEYLHNGCRPPMVHRDVKTTNILLNERCGAKLADFGLSRSFPIDGECHVSTVVAGTPGYLDPE; this is encoded by the exons ATGAAGTCTCTTCATTGGCTTCTGCTTCTTTTGATCATAGCTTTTACCGTCTTGAGATCAGTCGAAGCTCAAAATCAAGCAG GATTCATCAGCTTGGATTGTGGGTTGGTTCCTAAGGAAACTACTTATGTGGAGAAGTCCACGAATATTACATACAAATCAGACGCGGATTACATCGACAGTGGATTGGTTGGAAAGATCAATGATGCATACAAGACTCTCTTTCAGCAACAAGTTTGGGCATTGAGAAGCTTCCCTCTAGGTCAAAGAAACTGTTACAACGTCAACCTCACGGCAAGCCGCAAATATTTGATCAGAGGAACCTTTGTCTATGGGAACTACGACGGTCTGAATCAATTGCCAAGCTTTGATCTTCATATCGGTCCTAATAAATGGTCTTCGGTTAAAATACGAGGAGTTACAAATACTTCTATGCATGAGATAATCCATGTCGTGCCACAAAATAGTCTTCAAGTATGTCTTGTTAAAACTGGACCGACGACACCATTCATTTCGTCGCTGGAGTTTCGTCCATTGAACAATGAAACTTATGCCACGCAAAGCGGATCATTGACGTTGTTCGCCAGAGTATACTTTCCATCCACTTCTTCAACTTTCATCAG GTATGATGAGGACATGCATGACCGAGTATGGGATTCATACACAGATAACGAAACCGTCTCGATAAGTACAGACCTACCGGTCGATACAAGTAACATCTACGATGTACCTCAATCCGTGATGAAGACTGCTGCTGTCCCTAAAAATGCTAGTCAACCATGGCACTTATGGTGGGAGCTTGATGACATAACTGCAcagtcatatatatacatgcactTCGCCGAAGTTCAGAATCTAAAAGCTAGTGACATTAGAGAATTCAACATTACTTACAACGAAGGCATACGTTGGTACAGCTACTTGAGACCTTCCAAACTCAGCATTTCGATATTCTCCAATCCAAAGGCTGTGAGTTCTTCAAATGGGATATTTAATTTCACTTTCGCAATGACTGGTAACTCcactcttcctcctcttctcaaCGCCCTCGAGATTTATACAGTTGTAGACCTTTTACAGCTAGAGACAAACAAAGATGAAG TTACTGCTATGATGAACATCAAGGAAACATATGGTTTGAGCAAAAAGATAAGCTGGCAAGGAGATCCATGTGCTCCTCAGATCTATCTGTGGGAAGGTGTAAACTGCAGTTATCCGGACTCCGAGGCATCACGGATCATATCCTT GAACTTGAATGCGAGCGAGTTGACGGGTTCCATAACATCAGACATATCCAAGCTGACACAGTTGACAGTACT AGATTTATCAAACAACGATTTATCAGGAGAGATTCCAGCATTTTTTGCTGATATGAAGTTGTTGAAACTCAT AAACTTAAGCGGGAACCCGAGGCTTAATCTCACAGCAGTTCCAGACTCTCTTCAAGAAAGGGTAAACAGTAACTCATTAACACTAAT TTTGGGTGACAACCAGAATCTGAATAcgaaaaaagagagtaaaaaggTTCCAGTGGTTGCTATCGCAGCTTCCGTGGCCGGCGTGTTCGCTCTTTTAGTTATCTTTGTCATATATTTAGtcattaaaaggaaaaatgcaaaaataactAAAG CTCCTGGACCTCCATCAGTCGCTTCTGGTATAGTTAAAAGTGAGACAAGATCATCTAATCCATCAATCATGACAAAGGAACGTAAGATCACGTATCCAGAGGTACTGAAGATGACTAATAACTTTGAGAGAGTTCTTGGTAAAGGAGGCTTTGGAACAGTGTATCATGGAAACTTGGATGATGCTCAAGTAGCTGTGAAAATGCTCTCTCATTCATCAGCTCAAGGTTATAAAGAGTTCAAAGCAGAG GTTGAACTTCTTTTAAGAGTTCACCATAGGCATTTGGTGGGACTTGTGGGGTACTGTGATGATGGAGATAACTTGGCTTTGATTTACGAATACATGGCAAACGGAGACTTGAGGGAGAATATGTCAG GAAAACGTGGCGGCAATGTCCTTACATGGGAAAACAGGATGCAAATTGCTGTGGAGGCTGCACAAG GACTGGAGTATCTACACAATGGATGTAGGCCTCCTATGGTCCATAGAGATGTTAAAACTACAAATATCTTATTGAATGAACGGTGTGGAGCAAAACTAGCCGACTTTGGGCTATCGAGATCTTTTCCAATTGATGGCGAGTGTCATGTCTCGACAGTGGTTGCAGGAACACCTGGTTACCTAGACCCTGAGTGA
- the LOC104742700 gene encoding probable LRR receptor-like serine/threonine-protein kinase At1g51860 isoform X1 codes for MKSLHWLLLLLIIAFTVLRSVEAQNQAGFISLDCGLVPKETTYVEKSTNITYKSDADYIDSGLVGKINDAYKTLFQQQVWALRSFPLGQRNCYNVNLTASRKYLIRGTFVYGNYDGLNQLPSFDLHIGPNKWSSVKIRGVTNTSMHEIIHVVPQNSLQVCLVKTGPTTPFISSLEFRPLNNETYATQSGSLTLFARVYFPSTSSTFIRYDEDMHDRVWDSYTDNETVSISTDLPVDTSNIYDVPQSVMKTAAVPKNASQPWHLWWELDDITAQSYIYMHFAEVQNLKASDIREFNITYNEGIRWYSYLRPSKLSISIFSNPKAVSSSNGIFNFTFAMTGNSTLPPLLNALEIYTVVDLLQLETNKDEVTAMMNIKETYGLSKKISWQGDPCAPQIYLWEGVNCSYPDSEASRIISLNLNASELTGSITSDISKLTQLTVLDLSNNDLSGEIPAFFADMKLLKLINLSGNPRLNLTAVPDSLQERVNSNSLTLILGDNQNLNTKKESKKVPVVAIAASVAGVFALLVIFVIYLVIKRKNAKITKAPGPPSVASGIVKSETRSSNPSIMTKERKITYPEVLKMTNNFERVLGKGGFGTVYHGNLDDAQVAVKMLSHSSAQGYKEFKAEVELLLRVHHRHLVGLVGYCDDGDNLALIYEYMANGDLRENMSGKRGGNVLTWENRMQIAVEAAQGLEYLHNGCRPPMVHRDVKTTNILLNERCGAKLADFGLSRSFPIDGECHVSTVVAGTPGYLDPE; via the exons ATGAAGTCTCTTCATTGGCTTCTGCTTCTTTTGATCATAGCTTTTACCGTCTTGAGATCAGTCGAAGCTCAAAATCAAGCAG GATTCATCAGCTTGGATTGTGGGTTGGTTCCTAAGGAAACTACTTATGTGGAGAAGTCCACGAATATTACATACAAATCAGACGCGGATTACATCGACAGTGGATTGGTTGGAAAGATCAATGATGCATACAAGACTCTCTTTCAGCAACAAGTTTGGGCATTGAGAAGCTTCCCTCTAGGTCAAAGAAACTGTTACAACGTCAACCTCACGGCAAGCCGCAAATATTTGATCAGAGGAACCTTTGTCTATGGGAACTACGACGGTCTGAATCAATTGCCAAGCTTTGATCTTCATATCGGTCCTAATAAATGGTCTTCGGTTAAAATACGAGGAGTTACAAATACTTCTATGCATGAGATAATCCATGTCGTGCCACAAAATAGTCTTCAAGTATGTCTTGTTAAAACTGGACCGACGACACCATTCATTTCGTCGCTGGAGTTTCGTCCATTGAACAATGAAACTTATGCCACGCAAAGCGGATCATTGACGTTGTTCGCCAGAGTATACTTTCCATCCACTTCTTCAACTTTCATCAG GTATGATGAGGACATGCATGACCGAGTATGGGATTCATACACAGATAACGAAACCGTCTCGATAAGTACAGACCTACCGGTCGATACAAGTAACATCTACGATGTACCTCAATCCGTGATGAAGACTGCTGCTGTCCCTAAAAATGCTAGTCAACCATGGCACTTATGGTGGGAGCTTGATGACATAACTGCAcagtcatatatatacatgcactTCGCCGAAGTTCAGAATCTAAAAGCTAGTGACATTAGAGAATTCAACATTACTTACAACGAAGGCATACGTTGGTACAGCTACTTGAGACCTTCCAAACTCAGCATTTCGATATTCTCCAATCCAAAGGCTGTGAGTTCTTCAAATGGGATATTTAATTTCACTTTCGCAATGACTGGTAACTCcactcttcctcctcttctcaaCGCCCTCGAGATTTATACAGTTGTAGACCTTTTACAGCTAGAGACAAACAAAGATGAAG TTACTGCTATGATGAACATCAAGGAAACATATGGTTTGAGCAAAAAGATAAGCTGGCAAGGAGATCCATGTGCTCCTCAGATCTATCTGTGGGAAGGTGTAAACTGCAGTTATCCGGACTCCGAGGCATCACGGATCATATCCTT GAACTTGAATGCGAGCGAGTTGACGGGTTCCATAACATCAGACATATCCAAGCTGACACAGTTGACAGTACT AGATTTATCAAACAACGATTTATCAGGAGAGATTCCAGCATTTTTTGCTGATATGAAGTTGTTGAAACTCAT AAACTTAAGCGGGAACCCGAGGCTTAATCTCACAGCAGTTCCAGACTCTCTTCAAGAAAGGGTAAACAGTAACTCATTAACACTAAT TTTGGGTGACAACCAGAATCTGAATAcgaaaaaagagagtaaaaaggTTCCAGTGGTTGCTATCGCAGCTTCCGTGGCCGGCGTGTTCGCTCTTTTAGTTATCTTTGTCATATATTTAGtcattaaaaggaaaaatgcaaaaataactAAAG CTCCTGGACCTCCATCAGTCGCTTCTGGTATAGTTAAAAGTGAGACAAGATCATCTAATCCATCAATCATGACAAAGGAACGTAAGATCACGTATCCAGAGGTACTGAAGATGACTAATAACTTTGAGAGAGTTCTTGGTAAAGGAGGCTTTGGAACAGTGTATCATGGAAACTTGGATGATGCTCAAGTAGCTGTGAAAATGCTCTCTCATTCATCAGCTCAAGGTTATAAAGAGTTCAAAGCAGAG GTTGAACTTCTTTTAAGAGTTCACCATAGGCATTTGGTGGGACTTGTGGGGTACTGTGATGATGGAGATAACTTGGCTTTGATTTACGAATACATGGCAAACGGAGACTTGAGGGAGAATATGTCAG GAAAACGTGGCGGCAATGTCCTTACATGGGAAAACAGGATGCAAATTGCTGTGGAGGCTGCACAAG GACTGGAGTATCTACACAATGGATGTAGGCCTCCTATGGTCCATAGAGATGTTAAAACTACAAATATCTTATTGAATGAACGGTGTGGAGCAAAACTAGCCGACTTTGGGCTATCGAGATCTTTTCCAATTGATGGCGAGTGTCATGTCTCGACAGTGGTTGCAGGAACACCTGGTTACCTAGACCCTGA GTAG
- the LOC104742699 gene encoding probable LRR receptor-like serine/threonine-protein kinase At1g51820, with product MEGHCVIIATFFLILHIARAQDPTGFISVDCGSRDPPYNEAKTGLTYTSDADLVNNGKTGRIAKEFEALADKPTLTLRYFPDGVRNCYNLNVTRDTNYLIKATFVYGNYDGLNVGPNFDLYLGPNLWTTVSTNDAIEEIIHVTKSNSLQVCLVKTGISIPFINVLELRPMKKNMYVTQGGSLKYLFRVYISNSSSRIRYPDDVYDRKWYPLFQNSWTQVTTTLNVNTSITYELPQGVMARAATPLKANETLNITWTVEPPTTQFYSYMHFAELQTLRANDTRELNVTLNGKYTYGPYSPKPLKTETVFDLSPEQCDGGTCILQVVKTLKSTLPPLLNAMEAFTVIDFPQMETNADDVSGIKNVQDSYGLSRISWQGDPCVPKMFLWDGLNCNNSDNSTPPIITSLDLSSSGLTGIITQAIQNLTHLQELDLSDNHLTGEVPEFLADIKSLLVINLSGNNLSGSIPRSLLQKKGMKLNVEGNRHLVCTTGSCVNKGDDGHKKKSVVVPVIASIASIAVLIGALVLFFILRKKRTPKIEGSDGRSPRSSAPAIVTKNRRFTYSQVGIMTNNFERILGKGGFGIVYHGFVNGTEQVAVKLLSHSSSQGYKQFKAEVELLLRVHHKNLVGLVGYCDEGENLALIYEYMANGDLKEQMSGTRNRFILNWGTRLKIVVESAQGLEYLHNGCKPPMVHRDVKTTNILLNEQFQAKLADFGLSRSFPMEGETHVSTVVVGTPGYLDPEYYRTNWLTEKSDVYSFGIVLLEIITNRPVIDQSREKPHIAEWVGVMLTKGDINSIMDPSLNEDYDSGSVWKAVELAMTCLNPSSSRRPTMSQVVIELNECLASENSRGGASRDMDSKSSVEVSLTFDTELSPMAR from the exons ATGGAGGGACATTGTGTCATCATTGCCACCTTTTTCCTGATACTTCATATTGCTCGAGCTCAAGATCCAACTG GATTCATTAGTGTGGATTGTGGTTCTCGTGACCCTCCATACAATGAAGCCAAAACTGGTTTAACATATACATCAGATGCCGATTTAGTCAACAATGGGAAAACCGGTAGAATCGCTAAGGAATTCGAAGCGCTCGCCGATAAGCCGACTTTGACACTAAGATATTTTCCAGATGGAGTACGGAACTGCTACAATCTAAATGTCACCCGCGACACCAACTATCTGATAAAGGCAACATTCGTATATGGAAATTACGATGGTCTTAATGTTGGGCCAAATTTCGACCTTTACTTGGGTCCAAATTTGTGGACAACGGTGAGTACTAATGACGCTATAGAGGAGATCATCCATGTGACCAAATCCAATTCTTTACAGGTGTGTCTTGTTAAGACTGGAATAAGTATAccttttataaatgttttggaGCTACGaccaatgaagaaaaatatgtatgttACTCAAGGCGGTTCACTGAAGTACTTATTCAGGGTGTACATTAGCAATTCAAGTAGTCGTATAAG GTACCCGGATGATGTCTATGATCGTAAATGGTACCCGCTCTTCCAAAACTCATGGACACAAGTAACTACGACTCTCAATGTAAACACAAGTATTACTTATGAACTACCACAAGGTGTAATGGCAAGAGCTGCAACGCCCCTAAAAGCTAACGAGACCTTGAACATTACATGGACCGTAGAGCCTCCTACAACACAGTTTTACTCCTACATGCACTTTGCCGAGCTTCAGACTTTAAGGGCCAATGATACAAGGGAACTCAATGTGACGCTGAATGGAAAATATACATATGGACCTTATAGTCCTAAACCACTAAAAACCGAAACCGTATTTGACTTAAGCCCGGAGCAATGCGACGGAGGGACATGCATTTTGCAGGTTGTGAAGACGCTGAAATCTACCCTTCCACCTTTACTTAATGCTATGGAGGCTTTCACCGTGATTGATTTCCCGCAAATGGAGACTAATGCCGATGATG TTTCTGGTATCAAGAATGTTCAAGATTCTTACGGATTGAGTAGAATCAGTTGGCAAGGAGATCCATGTGTCCCCAAAATGTTTTTGTGGGATGGTCTAAATTGCAACAACTCGGATAATTCTACACCACCAATAATCACTTCCTT aGACTTATCTTCAAGTGGACTAACTGGGATCATCACCCAAGCCATTCAGAATCTAACTCATCTGCAAGAACT GGACTTGTCAGATAATCATTTGACTGGAGAAGTACCTGAGTTTTTAGCTGACATAAAATCACTCTTGGTCAT AAACTTAAGTGGTAATAATCTCAGTGGCTCAATTCCTCGCTCACTTCTTCAGAAGAAAGGAATGAAGTTAAA TGTCGAAGGCAACCGTCATCTTGTTTGCACAACTGGTTCATGTGTGAACAAAGGAGATGATGGACATAAGAAAAAGAGTGTCGTAGTGCCAGTTATTGCATCAATTGCTTCAATAGCTGTCCTTATAGGTGCATTGGTTCTGTTTTTCATTCTTAGAAAGAAAAGGACACCAAAAATTGAAG GTTCAGATGGTAGATCGCCTAGATCATCTGCACCAGCAATAGTGACAAAAAATAGAAGGTTTACTTACTCACAAGTTGGGATAATGACAAATAACTTCGAAAGAATCCTTGGGAAAGGAGGGTTTGGAATCGTTTATCATGGTTTTGTCAATGGCACTGAACAAGTAGCTGTTAAGTTACTTTCCCATTCATCATCTCAAGGATATAAACAATTCAAAGCTGAG GTAGAACTTCTTCTTAGAGTTCATCACAAGAACTTGGTTGGTCTGGTTGGGTACTGCGACGAAGGAGAAAACTTGGCACTTATCTATGAATACATGGCCAATGGAGATCTAAAAGAACAAATGTCAG GAACACGTAACCGCTTTATCTTAAATTGGGGAACAAGACTAAAAATAGTTGTCGAGTCTGCACAAG GACTCGAGTACTTGCATAATGGATGTAAACCACCAATGGTTCATAGAGATGTTAAAACCACAAATATATTGTTAAATGAGCAATTCCAGGCCAAACTTGCTGATTTTGGGCTTTCGAGATCATTCCCAATGGAAGGTGAAACTCATGTGTCAACCGTTGTTGTTGGAACTCCTGGATATCTTGATCCTGA atACTATAGAACAAATTGGTTGACAGAAAAGAgtgatgtttatagttttggtATTGTATTATTGGAGATTATCACAAACCGACCCGTGATCGACCAAAGTCGCGAAAAGCCACATATAGCAGAATGGGTAGGAGTAATGCTTACAAAAGGAGACATCAACAGCATCATGGATCCTAGTTTAAATGAAGATTATGATTCTGGCTCTGTTTGGAAAGCTGTTGAGCTAGCCATGACTTGTCTAAATCCTTCTTCATCAAGAAGACCAACCATGTCCCAAGTTGTTATTGAATTAAACGAGTGTCTCGCATCTGAAAATTCAAGGGGAGGAGCGAGTCGGGATATGGACTCTAAGAGTTCTGTAGAAGTGAGTTTGACCTTTGATACCGAACTGAGCCCAATGGCTCGCTAg